The Ipomoea triloba cultivar NCNSP0323 chromosome 13, ASM357664v1 genomic interval GAGACTAATCCAATAGAGTTTGGATCTGGTCTCATTTGAGctcataagtttttttttaaaagggcaACATTTGTGTGCGACGATTTCACGAGTTTCAATCTGTGAGACATatcgaatctttgattaatgagtcagATCTttgactcattaatcaaagatctcaCATTTCTAACGGATGAGACATCTGAGATGGTCtctcatacaagtttttacCTTCCTAAAAACATTGTTACGAGTTCAAATTTCTTATTTGATGcatatagttaatttttttgttaaattttctaTGTAGATATTAAGATTTTAAACCCATTTATAGTATATTATagtctttttctttgtttttagaTGACAAGAGAAATGGGCAATCATTTTTTAAGGTACATGGAAGGCATaaaatctatttatttatttatttaaaattttattttagttcatAGGTGATCATTGTTTTTGGATTATTTGTGTATGGGGCAGGACCGCAGATCCAATtagacttctttttttttttttgaaggagaTCCAATTAGACTTGTTTACTCCTCCCATGATTACGGCCCATACTCAAATAAAGgcaattataccgtgcaccacggtgcaaaTAGCAATGTGTACGTAAATGActtcgttttgagcattgtaaactaatcgttccttttttttggaaatcacattttccgtttcggccggtctctgtatttatgttaatattctgtgtattttaggtaatcattctgtgtattccaagcaatcattctgtgtactCTAGACAacagttctgtgtattcatgttagtaacacatgttgtgatgtgtttgtgcattcgaatgtttagggggatgagttctgtgtattttgcgtcaatattctgtgtattcatgttattaacacaggttgtgatgtgtttgtgcattcgaatgttaggaggatgagttatgtgtattttgtgtcaatattctgtgtattttgggcaaacattctgtgtattttaggcaaacgtgtttattatagataatgattatgtgcattatagataatgaatttcctggagtcattctcgtccgcgtctactaatatcgaaacgacgtcgtttcagaccAGGGTGCACagtgctatgtgcaccgtggtccacgatataacgattgcacaATAAAATTCTTTGACTTTTTTAAAAtgctttttattatttaatccaATTATTTTATCACtcattttatgcttaaatctTCAATAGTAGTTATTAATTTTAAGAGGaaataatatttacttttttttactttttttagtcttttagttATGCCATAAAAGCTATTTTAGCCTCTAATTAATTGACATGTACACATTTAatccttatttattatttgaataagGAATAAGGAGATGTCTCGCCAAAGATCTTGTAGTCTAGCCGCACCCGGTATCCCGGTTTGCACtcccacatagatgatgggagtggattcgagcctcagtagagttatgaatagatactacagtCTGTAACAgagaaagagttaattccattttttgtcctagatttatagatgtcaatccacttttagtccatttttattagaacatccattttttgtcatagtattattgtgacatgaccatttttggtcctttatcaacaaaacagttcaaatatcgttaaatacaaaggcatttcgcttttcaattatggatgttttcaaaaaaataaacataaaaaatactgcggttcaacatactttgtataaataaaaaaaagattaaaatgtctttgtatttgaCGATATTTCAAagattttgttgatgaaggactaaaaatggtcatgccgcaataatactatgaccaaatgaggatgttctaataaaaaaggactcaaagtggattgtcacctataaatctaggaccaaaattggaattaactcaCAGGGAAAATGTCTCGGTTCATGGTCtctttttaatgtattattagaAGTAGTTGGTAGATCGTATAAAATTGGATCCGATTTGAAGGATTTTAACACACTTACGAAAGACAATAAATGTGTCCATGGTAGCAACTATTGATAAGTTGGTGGTTGGTGAATTTTGATCGTCTTTAAAATGAATAGTATTTGTCACTTGCTTTTAGCTTGGTTACTTCTGAAGTTGAATAACATAAAATGAGATAGTTACGTACCTTGTTGATCTCTTTAGATAATTGTTAGTATTTCTTTTCCACTTTTGTATTTTTGAcgtaaaataaacaaaacaaaaaatcatgtCATAGATTTTGCAATTTTCACAAGCTACGCATATACGCATAGGATATGACAAATGTTCAATAAATCACAAATATTGTATTAATCATGCACTTATAAATTGGATGATCCATCATAAATTAAGTGACTAAAATAGCAAACTTATATAAATTGCCAACGCACGCTACATCACCCACAAAACTTTAACCAAAACTTTTACCATTTAAGTATTTAACGCGGCTTTATATAATAAGGTTTAAAAGCGGTCATCACCCCCGACCCCTCCCTCCCGCAATCCACCCCACAATTCCCTGCAGCGCATTCTTTTGGATGATCTCTGTATATAGTGTAGTTTGCTATAATATTATCTTTGTTGTAATTCTATGAAGGGTTTCTACATTTCTTATTAATCCAAAAGAAATATACAACacctaaaaaaaacaatagtgcATATTAATTGTAACATTATTggatataatatttgatttaaataacTTAATGCAAATATTGTTTTCCTATCAATTGATATACGGAGTTAAATGCTTTATCAGAGCCCAATTAAGAAAGCCTTAATGACGTAAATACCAAATACTCTGTATATGCCAACGGAGATCTAAAAAGATCGACTAACATTATTAGTGTATTTTATCAAccaattaaattcctctaaAGTCAAATTCTCCCATCCagaaaagtaatattttttaaccaaacacaaatttagaaaagaatatttaaaaGAGTGACTAAATTATACATAATTATTTTCTTGTCCAAAGtaaatgaatggtaaatctaaCGATATCGGAAATTATAAATGATCATTTTTTTAGACATTAGATTTTTAATTGATCTTACTAACACAACTACTTAATTAAGATATACATGATTGTATTTAGTATTATAGACGACGGtgtatactttatatataatgggaataacatattttaatggacAATCCTatgctccttttttttttatatatatcactGTATAGCCAAAGTTGATAATATAAGCTCCTCTAATGGATCTCAGTAGCCATGGCCGGAAACTTTTTTCTCCAATCCCAACTCCTCCTTCATTCTCTATCTCGCCGCCGCAATCCGCCCGCGCCACCTTCCTTATCACGGCCACCGTGGTAGTTCTGGCGACGTCTATGCTTCTAATCAGCCTCTACGTGATCAAGTGCTACACAAATTGCCAGAGAATCAGCCGTTTACGGCGGTTTTCCAGAAGGAGCGGCGGCGCCGATGAGGTTTTTGTGGTCAGCTCGCCGGAAATTGTGAACGGAGGAGGACTGGACCGATCGCTGATCGAATCGATTCCGACTTATGAATTTAAGAGAGCAGGAGAGAGGAATTCTTCGTGCGAGTGCGAGTGCGCTGTGTGCTTGAACGAATTTCAGGAAGGGGAGAAGCTGAGAGTTATTCCGCACTGCGGCCATGGCTTCCACATCGATTGCATTGATGTTTGGCTTATTAACAACGCCAATTGTCCCCTCTGCCGGAACTGCATTTCCTCGTCGGCGATTTTCTCAAACCCCGGCGGTTCTGGCTATTTCACGGCCGGGAGTAATGAAGACGATTGCGTTGTTATTGAGCTTGATGAGGATCGTACGGTTACGAATCAATATCGTCTCTCGATCAGCCCGTCTCCTACGGCAAGAAAAAATCCGAGAAAATCGAGGCGAGTTTTCAGCGTTGGAGATGAGTGCATTGACATTAGGGAAAAGGATGAGCGGTTTGCGGTTCAACCGATGAGGAGATCTTTCTCGATGGACTCGGCGGCGGACCGGCGGGTTTATTTGACGGTTCAGAAGGCGGTTCAGCAGCATAAACGCCGGGATGAGATTATAAGCTCCGACGAAAGTAGTAGCAGTAGCAGAATTAACAAGAAATCGTTTTTTTCTTTCGGGTATGGACGAGGATCCAAAAATTCAGTTCAAAGTGCAGGTTCATTTGGAACCTTGACGTCATAATTTATTTGAGTTTTCAGTGATTATCATTTATGTTCTGTACTCTGATCTGACGTTTGCGTTTTCTGAAACTCAAATTATATAATTCCTGGCAATTcccaaaatggaaaaaaaacaTGAAGACACGCACGGGACACTGACACTGTGCATTGAACGTGAATCTTCTTTCTGTGTCTCAGTACATGGATAAGATATCACAATCTTCAATTCCTATCTTCTCTCTTTGTGAATCcatccaaataattaaaaaattgaattccctttcaaataattaaaaatttaactcTGCAATGATTTTAGGGATATTAATATATGATGGAGTGCTGCACACATATGATTAGTCCAATGATTAGTCCAATGAAGCTCCATCACTTAAtgacatgtttggttggatggaaaactaATTCCATGGAAAAAGTTTTCTAAAACGTTGAGGAAAATAGGTTATTCTtttatttggttggatggaaaatggtTTCCATGGAATTTCACTTCCAAAAAGTTAAGGAAAATAAATTCTTTGGTAAGagtaggtattttgttttccatgaaagGTGGAAGAAAATATTAAGGCTTGAACTATTTTACCCTCAACAAAAGTTATtaattacatatgtatatatattatcactattattactaagggcattttggtctttatattcataattccttaccattctaaatTCAACCAatcaatggaattcatattcccagtaatttcttttccaccaaccaaacagtggaatctgttttcctggtaatttgttttccatggaatttgaattccatttccttcaaatattttccagcgaaccaaacgggctgtaaccaaacagtggaatctgttttcctggtaatttgttttccatggaatttgaattccatttccttcaaatattttacagcgaaccaaacgggttgtaagtattttttttttctgaaaaattaaAGATAGGATAGAAAGAGGATATTGCATTTATGATTTACGAAGATAGGATATAGATAAGATGTGATCATGAAATTAAATTACTTCTTAAATAGCTATAAATGTAGCTTCCGGAAGGGATTATTAGTTATATATGTGATAATTATATTcagattattttaattttataaagaaaattgtTACTATACGTTGCTTCCTATAATTCAATTTGTAGAATAGTTGGGTGTGTTGAACTGATGTAGTGACAACCTTGATAAGCGACACGAGACAATGATAATATTGGATGAGTAAAAATATGGAGTGGTGAAAGTGTATTGCCTTAACATTAACAACTTTTGACACAAGAGAGTCTAGATGTTATAGGAATCTCCACGCCGGTTAAATGTGTAGTTCTCTAAGAATATTAACACATACTAATTAAAGTTTGAGTTTAGGCAACGGTAACGATGCATCAATTTCATGTTACTTGGTACAAACCCATGATGGGATTTTGGTCACAGCCTAAAAAGTTGAAGACCAGATTCATTAATAGCCCTTCCAAAGAACTTATTCAAGTATTCCCGCACAGTAAATTCCTTGTACAACGCCGGAGTTCCTCCTTCCGAGGTGAGCTCTTTGATGGGACCGTAGGTTGTCGGAGGCTCAACAGCACCAGTGAAGAAGGATGCCACTGAAGTTCTTGGTGCCTCCTTGTTAGCAATCACTCTATGCATAGGACTCACAAACTCGTCGTTGGATAAAATCTAAAATCCAAACCAAATTTCATAGCATTAGTACaaaatatcttataatttaTACAAAAACATGAGAAAAGTATAAATTTAACCCTTCAATTATTAGGATTTAGTCGTTTTAGTTCCTGATTATTATGAACTTCCTACTAATTAgtttgaagaaatgaaatttcaTCTATATTATATTGAGAAAGAATGGgttcaatattattttatcttgTGGTGCACATGTTTTTTAAATCCTGACAATTCACATAAGTGTTGTATTTATCCATAATAGTCATGGACTAAAATGAATAACAATTAACCTGGTTTAtctaaaataacttttttcttttcaaaaaaaaaaaatcaaactttacTATACAAAAACATCATTAATGCTATGATGTAGCAAACttgacttttttcttttcaaaaaaaaaaaataaaataaatcaaacttTACTATACAAAAACATCATTAATGCTATGATGTAGCAAACTTGGGAAAagtatcttcttctttttttgagtactacaatCTAACCTATACATAGTATCTGCTCAAACAACATGATAATGCCAACATCTTTGATTGGGATGGAACTTGAATCTAAGACCTttcatttggaatggtaacagtgATGCCATCAAACCACAAGGTACTTGGCTTGGGAAAAGTATCTAATGTTTAACTCTCCGTTTTAATTTGTGACTGTGATGTTTTCTCAAccataacaatgttttgtcaAACTTGTAGCAAAACAATCAAAATTACAACCTTAACATCTACTCACCCTTAATAGATTAATTAATAGTTATTTGATTAAAATAAGGGTGTGATTGGTAACCctaaaaatgatttccggaaatcatttttcagattTTGGGTGTTTGACAACCTCcaaaaaatgtggtcaacgaaaaacattttccgttgaccacggaaaattaatgaattttttcagaaaatggcATCGATTCTCAGTCCGCCGACTCTGGTTTCCGGCTGAAACCAAAGCAAATCTGCGCAGAGCAAACTGTTGCTTTGGTTTCCGCGGAAACCAGAGGGCaacagagttttttttttataataaatattattaatttatatatttttatattttaaataaaataataaaaatatataattatacatttatactcatttttcggaaaatgaaccaaacacacaaaagaCAATTTTTCAGAATGCAACCTAAAAGAATTTTTAgcacttttagtcccacgactatcaTGGTACTTGCAGGATTGGTTCACGACTtttaaactttgcaattttggtccacgactattgtttttgttgcaaaaatggtcattTTTCCCCGGAAAATAAATCCGGCGGTTTTTCCGGTAACTTTTCACCGGGAAAAAAATATCGgcatattttttgtcaatttttcgtctaaaaaaattcccctttcaagtaggattaaaatgaaaatttacattgttgaaaaCAATTTCCATTTCAAGCAGGAAAACATCGATTGTCATATTTAACACGTCATCTATTACTGAAAAAAagtaattcatttttaaaaaacatgtgATCGCGTCAATCTGgactccaaaattattttgattttggtaaactaattaaagttaattctaaaaaggtaagattaaatttaaactaaaaagtaaaaattattttgaattatatttgtacttaattttactaagattaaatTGCCtacatattttttaagaaatgaattagttttaactttaagtttaccaaaatcaaaataattttggagtcCATAATGACACAATCTCATGCATTTcagaaatgaattaatttttttttttttgcaatagaTGATGTGTTAAACATGACAACTAATGTTTTCCGGCTTGAAAGGGGATTTTTTCCAACAATGTAAATgctcattttaattctacttgaaaaggaaatttttttttgacaaaaaatatgccGATATTTTTTTCTGGCAAAAAATTGCCGGAAAAACCGTCGGATTTATTTTCCGGCGGGAAAagggaccatttttgcaacaaaaacaatagtcgtagaccaaaattacaaagtttgaaagtcgtggaccaattcTGCAAGTACCAcgatagtcgtgggactaaaagtgcTAAAAATTCAACCTTAAACTAAAAATCAAACCATTTTCTGAAAGTTATTTtcatgctttccaaacacacacTAAAATCTTACTTTTCCCTAAAAACATCATTAATTAAGCAAACCTGGAGAAGGTCTCCGATGTTTATGATGAGGGCTCCTGGAACGGGTTGCACGTTGATCCAAAGGTTGTCGTGCAAGACCTGGAGAGCCTGGATTTGGTCTTGTAGTAAAATAGTTAGAAAAGCAGGGTCGGTGTGCTTGGTGGCGCCCAAAGTTAGCTCCGGCTGCGGGCACGGCGGATAGTAGTGGCACACAAACGTGCGCCCTCTCGCACACTCCAACTCGTTCAAGTAACTCGGTTTCAGGCCCAAAGCTTCCGATAGCAACTCAAATACTATTTCTCCTACCCTTGTAACTTGAGTTATGTACTCCATTGATACATTTCTGAAAATTTTACAATCACAAAATTTCAAATCTACTTTTACTTTGGCCATATTTGGTAAagtagttagcttatcagtcaattttaactaatttgaccactattaactgtttaacttgattaaaaaatcaatataagtgttttagttacttagttttttgtaactctaaaatgctaaaatttaaaaagttgtccaaaataactttttaaattaattttttagaaaagaaattatatcaaccaacaatcagctaacagttaatttaccaaacacatttctacGATCAGTccatattatcaactaattataccttctaacacAATCAGTTAACaattatcagctaacaaccatttaccaaacaggacttTGACTCATATTGATATTGGTCctacaaaaaaattatactacaaGATGAACCCTTTGAAAGTCATTTAAGGCAAATTTTTcatgaataaattaaacaaaattttgtctactcaaaattgttatataaaaaCTAATCATAACCTGCAAATTTCCGGTAATTCCTCCGGTTCAAGATGTTGTGAAACCGACAAGGAAATGGTCAACGTGTCTCTCCAATTCGCAGCGCGTGACTGAAACAGGTCAATGTTGCTCGAGTATTTCACCCGTCTGGTCTGCTCGCGAGAGTAAAACGTTTTCTTAATCTCACCGTCCTGTTCGTGAAACCTGCGAATCCCGTCGATCATTCCGTCCAGGACGCCGGACGGGATCCCATGATTCGTGACCAGGAAAATGCCCCACTCTCGCGACGCCTCCCTCACTTGATCGACGATCTTCACGCGCTGGTCCTCGACTCCGACGCCGGCGAGATCTATGACCGGTGGTCGGAGATCGTCGGAAGGACAGTGCAGGGTCAGCTCCTCGACAAGCTCGTCCGCCGGCCGGACGaatatttttgggattttttggATTCCGGCGTCGATTAGGCCTTTGACGCCGGTTTTTGAATCGTCGAAAGCTTCTAACTCTTTTGCTCGATCGTAATCGGGAGATTCTGTGTATTCGGACAGTTCCATTGTTGGAAGTGTTCCAATTCTTGTTGTTCAGTTGAGCCAAATCCACTGTCTGGAAATCTTATCTGAAAACTTTAATTTAGAAGTTTGACTATAGgacaatataatcaaaatagaTCTGAAAGAGATAATGTACTtgacaatataatatacaacgtgactttatgaatatataattttttaagatGCCGTAAGGACCAAAAACTTTGACAAATTGGGGTTTGATGATAAAGATATGACAGGTGGTTACGTTACATTGTTTCCACGTTACCAAAACTCATTGaacttgtttggtaaataattagcctatcaaccaattttgacttatttaatcactattaattatttgacatggttaaaaaaatcaacatataaatgtttggttaataagatttttgtaaatccaaaatactaaaattcaaaaggctactcaaaacaacttttttaattagttttttgggaaaaaaaattatatcaagcagctattagctaatagctaatttatcaaagacctttctacaatcagctaatgttatcaactaatcatactttctaacccaATCATCTAACCTCTATTAAGTTAAAAGTCATTTATCAAACAGGACTATTATATTTGATAATAGAATATTAGACTTTGCTCTTCAAGCATCCGCCTAACAACGCTAGCCATCCTTCCAAGTTGGCTCAAGTCTCATCAACAAAATTACATGTTCGACTCTTAGCGAGAGCGACTTACATGCCTTTTTGTTTTGAGTTCACTAGTTATGTACAATTAGTTTACATTCTTTTAATCTTTGTTGTTAGTTAAAATCATAAGACAAAATTTATCCAATACACACTTTTAAATAGTGATTGCGCTCTTCCTTTGTCACACAAATGTTATTCACTTTAGAATGCTGCATTGTATATAGAATCGTATTTTACTAAGACAAGTAAGATACTAAGATTATTAGGATGACGTACTTATTATGTAAGGTTGATATCACTTTATAATGAGTTATTCCGTGATGGGTTTCCTAATGCAATGTGAAGGTGGATTATTAAACCATCATTACCATGATCCTCGATACACATTGCAAGtgaattctaattttttaacttaaatttattttgccaAATGTCTtctggtcaagcggcatagctgtggccatCCTAAATGAGAGGTCACAgttactacattgtaacagagtcaataatattcaaaaaataagcttaaatttatttttttctttttttttacaaaaaaaattaatatataaaaattatatcattaaaTGTAAAAACTGATTTTGGCCATCCATTAAGATTCACCAATGGTTGAATGTTTTAGTAAAATAAACAcgaggtcaattttataattcttacaaaattttaagtttacaatatttataaaattaaccccATTTTTTCGATcttctttttatatttcaaCAACCCATCAACCGTTAATCTACACAAATGATTGAATTAGATTAATCCTCACTTTTTACTCGGGACACTATTTTCACCTGAATAAACCCATGTATATACAATGATGGTGCCAAATTGCCCCGCCATCCTCTCTACCCCTTCCTCACCTTTGTACGTTGTGACCTGAAATTATGTGCTCTTATGCCTTTCAAACCTTAAATTCCTTGCCCCTTTGCACTTTTTATCACATTCGTTTAGTCTTTGTATTCCAACCCCTCTTAACTTTACTTCTCAGTCTAATTTACACCCCAAACTTTCTTCCATTCAATTCTAGACCCCCAACTTAAACCTTACCCATGAAATCTTATCAGTCCCTAAATCCAATTAACACCTATTCCTCTACTTCCCAAGTCAAATTGACTTTGAACCTATACTTAATGCCTccatcatatattattattttaatatcaatatgtatagtattattttcaaaattttca includes:
- the LOC116001404 gene encoding RING-H2 finger protein ATL16-like; its protein translation is MDLSSHGRKLFSPIPTPPSFSISPPQSARATFLITATVVVLATSMLLISLYVIKCYTNCQRISRLRRFSRRSGGADEVFVVSSPEIVNGGGLDRSLIESIPTYEFKRAGERNSSCECECAVCLNEFQEGEKLRVIPHCGHGFHIDCIDVWLINNANCPLCRNCISSSAIFSNPGGSGYFTAGSNEDDCVVIELDEDRTVTNQYRLSISPSPTARKNPRKSRRVFSVGDECIDIREKDERFAVQPMRRSFSMDSAADRRVYLTVQKAVQQHKRRDEIISSDESSSSSRINKKSFFSFGYGRGSKNSVQSAGSFGTLTS